A genomic segment from Aegilops tauschii subsp. strangulata cultivar AL8/78 chromosome 1, Aet v6.0, whole genome shotgun sequence encodes:
- the LOC109741537 gene encoding histone-lysine N-methyltransferase family member SUVH9, with protein sequence MASSPPPPPPPHPLPTQIPLTPKPDPDAPQSPSPVPSTSLIPKLEPIALTPELCDVYRRELEPSPDGHPDLTGHLHFTQHQIDAVPADHRLVVSNPQPEPNPQGSIPPAHSDTSVSSSSSTAKKRARGGEMVRVNTVTPQDHIHFRSLVRRARLTFEALRGIYQREESYDGGPRNRFDLRASSKMLSRGLWLYRDVRIVGPIPGVLVGDAFHYRAELCVVGLHCTPQAGIGYIPASLVSEGHPVATSIVSSGGYLDDEDNGQVLVYSGSGGRQRNRVEHHADQTLERGNLALHYSCHYGVEVRVIRCHACDSSPSRKVYVYDGLYKAVSSTYEPGKSGRHVCKYTLVRIPGQEELGSSNWCLAKDIKDKLLANQALPPGYISPDLSNGREVLRVPVFNGVDHESSLLDFDYIARPEFPLPLSRVKQQHWGCHCVTSPCGPECGCVIKNGGGGPVYNEDGTLVRGRPVVYECGALCGCPMSCGNRATQRGMKHTLEVFRSMETEWGARTLDLIQPGAFVCEYSGDVVVTTGECEFAMDEGSVIDPKRFPKRWTEWGDASPALVGDDDDRVPRPQFPHFQEPGYVLDVSRRRNLASYISHSCTPNVFVQYVVRGGENESCPHLMVFAMDAIPPMRELSIDYGMDDQQICA encoded by the coding sequence ATGGcgtcttcgccgccgccgccgccgccgccgcatccccTCCCCACGCAGATCCCCCTTACCCCAAAGCCCGACCCCGACGCCCCCCAGTCCCCCAGCCCCGTCCCGTCCACCTCCCTCATCCCCAAGCTCGAACCCATTGCTCTTACCCCCGAGCTCTGCGATGTTTATCGCCGGGAGCTCGAGCCCTCCCCCGACGGCCACCCGGACCTCACCGGCCACCTCCACTTCACACAGCACCAGATCGACGCCGTCCCCGCCGACCACCGCCTCGTCGTCTCCAATCCGCAACCCGAGCCCAACCCACAAGGTTCCATTCCCCCCGCGCACTCTGACACATCCGTCTCCTCCTCTTCGTCGACCGCCAAGAAGCGCGCCCGCGGCGGCGAGATGGTGCGCGTCAATACGGTCACGCCTCAGGACCACATCCACTTCCGGTCCCTGGTCCGCCGCGCGCGCCTCACCTTCGAGGCGCTCCGCGGGATCTACCAGCGCGAGGAGTCGTACGACGGCGGCCCCCGCAACCGCTTCGACCTGCGCGCCTCCAGCAAGATGCTCTCCCGGGGCCTCTGGCTGTACCGGGACGTGCGCATCGTCGGCCCCATCCCCGGCGTCCTCGTCGGCGACGCCTTCCACTACCGCGCCGAGCTCTGCGTCGTCGGCCTCCACTGCACCCCGCAGGCCGGCATCGGCTACATCCCCGCCAGCCTCGTCAGCGAGGGCCACCCCGTCGCCACCAGCATCGTCTCCTCCGGCGGCTACCTCGACGACGAGGACAACGGCCAGGTCCTCGTCTACAGCGGCAGCGGCGGCCGCCAGCGCAACCGCGTCGAGCACCACGCCGACCAGACGCTGGAGCGCGGCAACCTCGCGCTCCACTACAGCTGCCACTACGGCGTGGAGGTGCGCGTCATCCGCTGCCACGCCTGCGACTCCAGCCCCAGCCGGAAGGTGTATGTCTACGACGGCCTCTACAAGGCCGTCAGCTCCACCTACGAGCCGGGCAAGTCCGGCCGCCATGTCTGCAAGTACACGCTGGTGCGCATCCCTGGCCAGGAGGAGCTCGGCAGCAGCAACTGGTGTCTGGCCAAGGACATCAAGGACAAGCTGCTGGCCAACCAGGCCCTCCCGCCCGGCTACATCTCGCCGGACCTCTCCAACGGCAGGGAGGTGCTCCGCGTCCCCGTCTTCAACGGCGTGGACCACGAGAGCTCTCTCCTCGACTTCGACTACATTGCCCGTCCTGAATTTCCATTGCCCCTCTCCCGGGTGAAGCAGCAGCACTGGGGCTGCCATTGCGTGACCTCGCCGTGCGGGCCCGAGTGCGGCTGCGTGATCaagaacggcggcggcggcccggtgtACAACGAGGACGGCACCCTCGTCAGGGGCAGGCCGGTGGTGTACGAGTGCGGCGCGCTCTGCGGCTGCCCCATGAGCTGCGGGAACAGGGCGACCCAGCGCGGGATGAAGCACACGCTGGAGGTGTTCCGGTCCATGGAGACGGAGTGGGGCGCCAGGACGCTCGACCTCATACAGCCGGGCGCCTTTGTGTGCGAGTACAGTGGAGACGTCGTGGTCACCACCGGCGAGTGCGAGTTCGCCATGGACGAGGGCTCCGTCATCGACCCAAAGAGGTTCCCCAAGAGATGGACCGAGTGGGGGGATGCCTCTCCTGCACTCGTTGGAGATGATGATGACAGGGTGCCCCGCCCCCAGTTCCCCCATTTCCAGGAGCCCGGCTATGTGCTCGACGTGTCCCGCAGGAGGAACTTGGCCAGCTACATCAGCCACAGCTGCACTCCCAACGTCTTCGTCCAGTATGTCGTCCGTGGTGGCGAAAACGAATCGTGCCCTCACCTCATGGTGTTCGCC